Part of the Streptomyces sp. RFCAC02 genome is shown below.
CCTCAGATCCCCAGGTCCTTGATGAGCTTCGCGACGTGGCCGGTGGCCCGCACGTTGTACAGGGCGCGCTCCACGTTCCCCCGCTCGTCCACGATCACGGTCGAACGGATGACGCCGGTGACGGTCCTGCCGTACATCTGCTTCTCGCCGAACGCCCCGTAGGCCGTGAGGACCTTCTTGTCGGGGTCGCTGACCAGTGTCACCCGCAGGTCCTCCTGCGTGCGGAACTTCGCGAGCTTCTCCGGCTTGTCCGGGGAGACGCCGATGACGTCGTAGCCCGC
Proteins encoded:
- the bcp gene encoding thioredoxin-dependent thiol peroxidase — encoded protein: MSARLSPGDPAPAFTLPDADGNPVSLADHAGRKVIVYFYPAALTPGCTKQACDFTDNLSLLAGAGYDVIGVSPDKPEKLAKFRTQEDLRVTLVSDPDKKVLTAYGAFGEKQMYGRTVTGVIRSTVIVDERGNVERALYNVRATGHVAKLIKDLGI